The sequence below is a genomic window from Monodelphis domestica isolate mMonDom1 chromosome 2, mMonDom1.pri, whole genome shotgun sequence.
GCTTTTCAGAGAAGTCATTCGCACAGCAGAGGAGCTAAGCAGGTAGCTGGTGGATTTCTCCCTATAGACTCTTCTCCCACAGCAAAGTTGACTATTGAAATGTCTCCTGAAGCTCTCGCTGAGCATGTAAAGTGCAAAAGGGTTGACACAAGAGTTGCAGAAGCTCAACACTCGAGCTACTAAGGTGATAATCATGTGGCTAAGGGATGGATCAATTTCTTTGTAGTTAAAAGATCGATACATGTAGAGCACATGATTTGGAAACCAACAAAGCACAAAGCAGCCCACAAAAACCAGGACAATTTTAGCCAGGCGTTTTCTTGTTTCCATCTGAAAATAGAAGAGGAATAATCATTTAGATGAGTGGAATCAAATCAAGTGAGCCTCCAATCTAACAATCATTGACATTAGTGAAGTGGACCTTGCTATTACAATGCATCCAAATTACATCAGCACAACAATGAGTTTTATTCATCAGAATGGCAACTGGCATTCCTGTGAAATCTCTTAGTTAAATCACAGCACTTAGTATTGCTGTTACCACTTGTATTTGACAGTTTACATACACTAAGATGATCAATCACAAGTAAATTCCCAAGCCTTTTACATTTCCAATCCACAATCTTTCAAAGCTCTCTTATGTttaactgcttttctttttctcaagcCTCCAACTATTAACACAAATTATCTCTGTTTATATTAAATCCACCCAATTAATGAGGCATGAAAACTAAATAAACTTGGGCATTTATCAGACACAAGAATTctctaattagaaaaaaaaacagaagggcCTTTCAAAGTAGGCCTTATTTTTTAACCCCAACCCTTCCAAATAGTAATCTAATAATAATCTACTTTGATGTAGCCCTTAAAAGTTTAAGAAgctttcttttcctccaaaaaaTTCTTTGAAATGCAAGTATTagcatctccattttagagaagaggattCTGAGTCTCAAGGAGAgtatgtgatttgcccatggtcacatggcATAAAGCTGTAAGAAAGAATGCTGAACTTAGAGCCACAGaataagagttcaaatccagaatccATTAATGACTGCCTGTATGACTTTAGGTAATTCAAATAACCTatttgagttttctcatctgtaaaatgatgatttCCAATATATCTTCTAGTCCTAAATGCATGATCTATGATCTCTTTACTCGAAGTCTATCTTGCTCCCCATATCTTACTACCTGTATAGATAAATTATTGAATGGTGAAAAATTCTAAGATTTCCACAAATTGttaatagttaaaaataaaatttttataacaccttaaaaatcaaaatgaattccttttaatttttacagtagcaTGCATTTTGGAGACAATTATTTTGTTGAAAGTCTCCATGACCTTGGTCCCCTGGGGGGAAGCTGCAAtgattgtttcttttgttttatttctaagtCATTTTCTACCATCTAGTTTCTGACACTTTGATTATAGCTCTTAGAACTTGTAACTTAGAATtgtgaagaaattgagaaaaggTATTGCTACTGAGCAAGACTTTTCCTTGAGTTTAGATACTTTCAAATGGAATTCATTAAGATCTATAATTTTTGTATGTCCCTCCCTCTGTACACTttgtaaaaaaagtaaaatacataaaaagaaaatcatattggGAAGTGTGACAATAGTGTAATTGTGTACTTGAGAAtaacatacaaaaataaaaatcagaacatTTTCCTATTAATCAATGTTTAGTCTTTTTGATACTGGTACTAAGTTAATGCATTTTCTTAAGAATAACTATACAGTTTTTATAAAtctaataaacaaacaaaatacagtGGATTATTATAAAAAAGATGTATAATTTTATTGGTGTAGGGAAATCCAGAGAAGGTATTcccctattttatatatatatacatatatatatatgtatatatatatactcacacacacacacacacacacacacacacatatatatatatatgtatatatatatatatatacttgcaaCTACTTTTAGAATCCATTTAGTGAGTTATCTAAGGCACTGAAAATTTCTCTTTCCAGGTTTATATGTAATAAGGCCTTTCTTTGAAGCCCTAGCTTTCAGGAGTATTTTGGttcctttatgattatttttattggaaATGCTCTTAATGACAAAGTGTTTCAGAGATTAAATTTTTTCATTGTGGTAATTTAGGGCCAATTTTAAGTAAAATTATAAAGTAGTCCAATTcaccttcagtctctttcttcttcctggaaTTCACTTGTCCTTAGTGTCCTGCACTTCCATGTAACCTTCAGGATGCCTAGCAACTTCTATAATGTCAACCCACTTATACTTCCTTCCCCAGGCAGTGCCCATACTCTACAATTAATTCTTTCTCCATCCCTTACTTTCAATAAAACTCCAATTTCCTACCTGCATTTTAGAATTAgcttctctaagaaaaaaaatttaagtaaacgAATGGCCAGAATAACTATGATTAACAATATTATATGTCAACCCCTTCTCGTGAAGACATTTACATCTAAAAGAGACATTAACTCTGAGAAATTAATTCTAATAATAGAATTTTAAGCCTTTAGACAGGATTGTGGGCAACATTTGGTGGAGCAGTGGGGCACAGAAGGGGCAAGTAAGATCCTCTCAGATCACCTCAATTCATACTACATTGAGTAAATATATAACACATCTATGTGCCAGCCCTGTCCTGACTATTAAGAAGGCTCTAATACTATTCTGCTATTTCATTCTAAGAACAATGGAACCTTTCCATTTGACTTCCATGTGACTGAAATCTTATGTGTGCTTTCTGTCACCCACCCCCTACTTAGAATTTGAGCTCCATGAGAATAGAAactctctatttttctatttgtatcttcagtgcttagcacaatacttttcacataggaaacatttaataaatgatttttcattcattctttcacaaTTTCCTGAACTTACTAGGTAAAATGAAAATCAATTACTAGTCTATAGTACCTTTTCCCACCTGTTTTCTTACCTGCTTTTTAGAATGTTCATTGTATTCTCCAGGGATGTTATGTGCACTTTTGATCAATGTTTTAgcaatatgataataataaatacttatgatAACAAGAGGTATGAGGAAATAGACCAAGAAAATCAGCACTGAGTGAATCTTTGGATGTAACTCATTGGTCTGTGGGTATGGCATACATGCTGTGAAGCTGCCATTATCCATACTACTGATATGTGCCACTTCAGAGAACACTGCTTCAGGAACTGCTAACAGCACAGAAATTACCCATATGCCAATGGCTTTCACACAGGTCCACAGAACTGCACCTGATGTCTGGATATCCATAGGATTCACAATGGCTTTATatctgaaaagaaaacaaaattgtattttatttttcaagtttctTCTAAGTCATGTAAGGGGAGACAACACTCTGCTATTTAGAGACAGATTTTCCATGTTGTGAATATTCTAGATTTTTCACTCATCACTTATCTACCTTTAGGTCATTTTCACTATTTTTTGGCAAGGTGGGCAGAAGATTAAGCATACGTTTCAAATTCTGGATTCAATTGTTAATTAAGCTTACTAATAGGAGGAACAGAATAGTTCGAACAATCAATTACAACAATTCAAATATTgctaatatataataatagttcacatttatataatactttaaagttcATAAGGCAATTTCTAGATAAATATAATTTGATCAtcagtaggttctattattattcattttacagatttacaGTTTCAAATATCTAGAGTCAGAGACAGTATTTGAACTCCAATCTTTCAGAGTTTGACTTCacatttagaattttagaattctaTCCAATATTATATCTAACTTTCttagtatattttaatatttgcaatTGACTATGTCTAATGTCCTCAAGGGGCAGgttggtggcacaatggatagagtaccaggcctggagtcaggaagaatcatcttcctgaattcaaatctgaccttagagacttaatagctgtgtgaccttgggcaagtcacttcacctatttacctcagcttcctcatctgtaaaatgaggtggagaaaccaactccactatttttgccaagaaaatcccaaatggggttatgaagtttcagaagaaaaaatgaatgatatcCTGGAAATACAAAATATTACTTATATCATTAAGTCACTTGATTCTGACATATAAAAACAGTATGCTCAGATGCCCTGATTTCCAAGGAGAACAATGTATTTACCCTTTCCTGaagatagcgttctttcttagTACCAATCTAAGTAGCATTGTCTTTTTCTGCCTTAATTGACTTTATTTATGATTTATGACAAGGAAGTAGGAGACAGTTCAGTGAGTTGAATACTTCCTCTTGACTGATATATTGAACTAAAATAAGTAATAGATAGGAACAAAGGACTTTATCACCTGTTATACCatataaataagaaattgaaaatataCTTTGAGGTTAAATATTGTAAAAAGATCATTGAAAT
It includes:
- the NMBR gene encoding neuromedin-B receptor, whose product is MVTKSLFNLSLQTDGNESNLFPEVFEADSLPSSEQGTAEFVIRCVIPSLYLLIITVGLLGNITLMKIFITNSAMRSVPNIFISSLAAGDLLLLVTCVPVDASRYFFEEWMFGKVGCKLIPAIQLTSVGVSVFTLTALSADRYKAIVNPMDIQTSGAVLWTCVKAIGIWVISVLLAVPEAVFSEVAHISSMDNGSFTACMPYPQTNELHPKIHSVLIFLVYFLIPLVIISIYYYHIAKTLIKSAHNIPGEYNEHSKKQMETRKRLAKIVLVFVGCFVLCWFPNHVLYMYRSFNYKEIDPSLSHMIITLVARVLSFCNSCVNPFALYMLSESFRRHFNSQLCCGRRVYREKSTSYLLSSSAVRMTSLKSNAKNTVTNSAFLNGHSGKQEMSL